One window of Pseudobdellovibrionaceae bacterium genomic DNA carries:
- a CDS encoding prepilin-type N-terminal cleavage/methylation domain-containing protein yields MSFIKNYCFFIPKNSKAFSLLEVMIVLAILASIASLAIPQLSSQNYSRKGFFRKLIALDKQLRSLAQLQNRTYRINFQVNPLSKKSTTLFWVDYKSGQETITPNKNTNSKNLSAFLSEWTMAKKILKKKQKLPHLLEIVNIQLEGFKKPLQSGLISIYFFPQGVTQKAVIHFSENKKQKWSFVVHTFISKNNLLTKHISFKEAFQ; encoded by the coding sequence GTGAGTTTTATAAAAAATTATTGTTTTTTTATACCTAAAAACAGTAAGGCATTTAGCCTTTTAGAAGTAATGATAGTTTTGGCTATTTTAGCCTCTATTGCTAGCCTGGCTATCCCTCAACTATCTAGTCAAAACTATTCTCGCAAAGGTTTTTTTAGAAAGCTTATTGCTTTAGACAAACAATTAAGAAGTTTAGCACAGCTGCAGAACCGCACCTATAGAATTAATTTTCAAGTAAATCCATTATCTAAAAAATCGACCACCCTTTTTTGGGTAGATTATAAAAGTGGGCAAGAAACCATAACACCTAATAAAAACACCAACTCTAAAAATTTAAGCGCTTTTCTTTCGGAATGGACAATGGCAAAAAAAATATTAAAAAAAAAGCAGAAGCTTCCCCACTTGCTAGAAATTGTAAACATACAGCTAGAGGGGTTTAAAAAGCCACTACAGTCTGGCTTAATTTCTATTTATTTTTTTCCCCAAGGAGTTACGCAAAAAGCGGTAATACATTTTTCTGAAAACAAAAAACAAAAATGGTCTTTTGTAGTGCATACTTTTATTAGTAAAAATAATTTATTAACAAAACACATTTCTTTTAAAGAAGCTTTTCAATAA
- a CDS encoding prepilin-type N-terminal cleavage/methylation domain-containing protein has product MSSIFNNKGLTLIEVLIAVAILVGGVVVISSSWSGTLLKIRKAKIYNEVHYLLQKKMAEIEIQYKSTPINEIPEEISGTFLKPYGKYKWQVKSQNMSLPNLKSLIENQNSSEQSQNILSAALSQLQKAVKEVQVTVILPNKKNTLSYHLATYFVDYHAASKIGGF; this is encoded by the coding sequence ATGTCTAGCATTTTTAATAACAAAGGCTTAACGCTAATTGAGGTTTTAATCGCAGTCGCTATTTTAGTTGGCGGTGTAGTAGTTATTAGCAGTTCTTGGTCGGGAACTTTATTAAAAATTAGAAAAGCAAAAATTTATAATGAAGTACATTATTTATTACAAAAAAAAATGGCAGAAATAGAAATTCAATACAAAAGTACTCCTATTAATGAAATACCTGAAGAAATTAGTGGAACTTTTTTAAAGCCTTACGGGAAGTATAAATGGCAAGTAAAATCACAAAATATGTCTTTGCCCAATTTAAAATCTTTAATTGAAAATCAAAATTCTAGCGAACAGTCTCAAAACATTTTATCTGCGGCTTTATCTCAATTACAAAAAGCGGTAAAAGAAGTACAAGTTACCGTAATTCTTCCTAATAAGAAAAATACTTTGTCTTATCACCTAGCTACCTACTTTGTAGACTACCATGCGGCTTCTAAAATAGGAGGCTTCTGA
- a CDS encoding general secretion pathway protein GspK yields the protein MSIWVATELSYDSNVEYVLASRKLQKLQAYYAAKAGANISLLRIFLFKKAVKTFATKTGALESSFEPIWSFPLAWPPSLYLPSDFSKDAKAAFAETEKGSFIKAQYTTSISVEDNKVDINDLVSPSKLLSTFSKQQFINIFKTEVENNEKFGAKYRDYNFAELANNFIDWIDKDFESLNGGDEKSFYADWIDQYKSIQDTSDYIPPNQYFKHISELRMVSAMNDDFFQLLENKVTLFGSKKINLNHMDIELLKSFPWATPEVISAFEERVSSQSFVNVEDFKSFLKEFDLAENVDTSIFSFDSGVNFQITSTGIVNNTSYTIKLITYDINETIERLSEILFFEEEEKNPASQGKKLKYKKNNYFLPNKSPVVVHWQEF from the coding sequence ATGAGTATTTGGGTGGCCACAGAATTGTCTTATGACTCTAATGTGGAATATGTTTTAGCTTCACGAAAACTACAAAAATTACAAGCCTACTACGCTGCAAAAGCTGGTGCCAACATTAGTTTGCTAAGAATTTTTTTATTTAAAAAAGCGGTAAAAACTTTTGCCACAAAAACGGGTGCTTTAGAATCTAGCTTTGAACCCATCTGGAGCTTTCCCCTAGCCTGGCCACCTAGTTTATACCTACCTTCGGATTTTTCTAAAGATGCCAAAGCGGCTTTTGCGGAGACCGAAAAAGGCTCTTTTATAAAAGCACAATACACAACCAGCATCAGTGTGGAAGATAATAAAGTGGATATTAATGATCTAGTTTCTCCATCTAAACTTTTATCTACATTTAGCAAACAACAATTTATTAACATTTTTAAAACAGAGGTAGAAAATAACGAAAAGTTTGGGGCGAAATATCGTGATTATAACTTTGCCGAGCTAGCCAATAACTTTATAGATTGGATAGACAAAGATTTTGAAAGCTTAAACGGAGGAGATGAAAAATCCTTTTATGCCGATTGGATAGATCAATATAAATCCATACAAGACACTTCTGATTACATTCCTCCTAATCAATACTTTAAACATATTAGTGAGCTAAGAATGGTAAGTGCAATGAATGACGATTTTTTTCAATTATTAGAAAATAAAGTGACTTTATTTGGTAGTAAAAAAATTAATTTAAACCATATGGATATTGAACTATTAAAAAGCTTTCCTTGGGCTACTCCAGAAGTAATCTCTGCTTTTGAAGAAAGGGTAAGTTCTCAAAGTTTTGTTAATGTCGAAGATTTTAAAAGCTTTTTAAAAGAATTTGATTTAGCCGAAAACGTAGACACATCTATTTTTAGCTTTGACTCTGGTGTCAATTTTCAAATCACTAGTACTGGTATAGTAAACAATACCTCTTATACCATTAAGCTAATCACTTACGATATAAATGAAACCATAGAGCGATTAAGTGAAATTTTGTTTTTTGAAGAGGAAGAAAAAAACCCTGCCTCACAAGGGAAAAAACTAAAATATAAAAAAAATAATTACTTTTTGCCCAACAAAAGTCCTGTTGTTGTGCATTGGCAAGAGTTTTAA
- a CDS encoding single-stranded DNA-binding protein: MSLNKAMIIGRLGNNPEVKTISTGNTVANFSIATSENWLKDGEKQERTEWHRIVVWGKMADICGKYLSKGSSVYVEGRIQTRSWEDKDGQKRYTTEINAQRVQFLDTKKSQNATTSTEDHFTPAVSAEPQFDAGEEIPF, encoded by the coding sequence ATGAGTTTAAATAAAGCAATGATCATCGGAAGACTAGGTAACAATCCTGAAGTGAAAACTATCTCTACGGGCAACACTGTAGCTAATTTTAGTATTGCTACCAGTGAAAATTGGCTAAAAGATGGAGAAAAGCAAGAACGAACAGAATGGCACCGCATTGTAGTATGGGGAAAAATGGCCGACATTTGTGGTAAATACTTGTCTAAAGGCAGCTCTGTATATGTAGAGGGTCGCATTCAAACTCGATCTTGGGAAGATAAAGACGGGCAAAAGCGCTACACTACCGAAATTAACGCACAACGGGTTCAATTTTTAGATACAAAAAAATCACAAAATGCTACGACTTCTACGGAAGATCATTTTACTCCAGCTGTATCTGCTGAGCCACAATTTGATGCTGGCGAAGAAATTCCTTTTTAA